One Pyrofollis japonicus DNA window includes the following coding sequences:
- a CDS encoding CoxG family protein — protein sequence MNKHETVLHGEFTVNRDNEYVIAFLTSPKKIAPCLPDLIEWKQHNDTKFQAVFRVDIGGVVEYISRLRSKTVIEIKKKQANEIIYEFRGEIARAPFSGTIRLDVIPLGNNRSKIRWQASINLGKALRLLNKFIDTEKTIQRIVNKVVDSIVRCIEEQ from the coding sequence ATGAATAAGCATGAAACCGTGTTACATGGGGAGTTCACGGTAAATAGGGACAACGAATACGTAATTGCTTTTCTTACCTCGCCTAAGAAGATTGCTCCGTGCTTACCCGATCTAATAGAGTGGAAACAACACAATGACACCAAGTTTCAAGCAGTGTTTCGGGTCGATATAGGTGGCGTTGTAGAATACATATCGAGATTGCGCAGCAAGACAGTAATAGAGATCAAGAAGAAGCAAGCAAATGAAATAATCTACGAATTTAGGGGAGAAATAGCTCGAGCACCGTTCTCTGGCACAATAAGGCTAGATGTTATACCGCTCGGAAACAATCGATCAAAGATAAGGTGGCAGGCAAGTATCAATCTCGGGAAAGCACTAAGGCTTCTAAATAAATTCATTGACACTGAGAAAACGATCCAAAGAATTGTAAACAAAGTTGTTGATTCAATAGTTAGATGCATTGAGGAACAATAA
- a CDS encoding potassium channel family protein, whose amino-acid sequence MRVCEALLPAPLVAFLLVVLFSTIIVRIGAKAFEKTGLSKDVAIFQATSAFTGVGFTTSEAEYITNHPVRRRIALWLMKLGSAGLTSAVASLVLTFVGNTSSQMLINGIAVLGGIGLIYLFSRSNLMDKALGKFIEWASTRWANLKIIDYEHVLGLSKGYTISIIRVKPGSWLDGKSLREAKLRDEGVVVLGVYRQTPQGEIFIGAPRPDFKIRGGDRLVCYGPEDVLEGLPERIKGPRGDLEHAIAVARQKIKEAVEEEEIKEAEIAGPATEAPSAVAIRDKNAELTA is encoded by the coding sequence GTGAGGGTCTGCGAAGCATTGTTACCAGCACCACTAGTGGCATTTCTGCTGGTTGTACTATTCTCGACGATAATTGTTAGAATAGGCGCTAAGGCTTTCGAGAAAACCGGTTTAAGCAAGGATGTTGCAATATTCCAGGCAACTTCAGCATTTACCGGCGTCGGATTCACGACATCCGAAGCAGAGTATATTACAAATCATCCCGTAAGAAGACGGATAGCATTATGGCTCATGAAGCTTGGCAGTGCAGGACTAACATCAGCTGTCGCATCACTAGTCTTAACATTCGTCGGCAACACGTCTAGCCAAATGCTTATCAACGGTATAGCAGTCCTAGGAGGCATTGGCCTAATATACTTGTTTTCGCGATCAAACCTTATGGATAAGGCCCTCGGCAAGTTTATTGAGTGGGCTAGCACAAGGTGGGCAAACCTCAAGATAATTGACTACGAGCACGTATTAGGTTTGAGCAAGGGCTACACAATATCCATTATACGTGTCAAACCGGGCTCGTGGCTTGACGGAAAGTCGCTCCGCGAAGCAAAGCTTCGCGACGAAGGAGTAGTAGTTCTGGGAGTCTATAGGCAGACACCCCAAGGCGAGATTTTTATCGGCGCACCCCGGCCGGATTTCAAGATCCGAGGCGGCGATAGGCTGGTATGCTATGGCCCCGAAGACGTGCTGGAAGGTCTGCCGGAGCGAATCAAGGGCCCACGCGGTGACCTTGAGCACGCCATAGCTGTCGCAAGACAGAAGATAAAGGAGGCGGTTGAGGAGGAGGAGATAAAGGAGGCAGAAATAGCGGGGCCTGCAACCGAGGCTCCAAGCGCAGTTGCCATTAGAGACAAGAACGCTGAGCTAACAGCGTAG
- the iorA gene encoding indolepyruvate ferredoxin oxidoreductase subunit alpha: MLGNVAIARGFLEAGLQFAAAYPGTPSTEIVEALSTASRVLGGKPYVEWSTNEKVAVEAALGAAIAGVRAVATMKHVGLNVAADPFFSSAYLGVSGALVIVTADDPWMWSSQNEQDNRWYGLHAYVPVIEPTGAQDAKEAARLALSYSEKYKRPFILRTTTRIAHTRVPVDTGEIPLEKLEPQGEFIKDPSKWTLVPQYARRKRLELLDFWDKVSEELADFPLNSVEGSGDIAVVGVGIGYRYAKEAISMLGAQDKITLFKVSTSVPLPRALAEKISSYDTILVIEEGDPVVEMQLKTVLQELGSRARVYGKHGKPLLPRYGELGLEKVVSALSTVLGIEPPTWAKEPPKPSGQKLPPRPPVLCPGCPYRGFFYALRRAVNKLRLKPVYSGDIGCYSLGVNPPFYVQDTIIEMGGSIGAGNGFSHVLRGDRDIVIAIIGDSTFFHSGVPPLINAVYNKAPLLVIVLDNHTTAMTGHQPHPGTGVLAIGEQVEPMSIESVARGVGVEKVLVADPFDVKDSETKLVEALRYVKENKKPAVLVAKGACILVALRTAAKNGIRPVPYRVNLEKCTGCGICYTAFNCPAIYRRPDGKAEIDPALCTGCGVCAEICPFKAFEPVEEPNPEWFKIMRTARPVY, translated from the coding sequence ATGCTGGGCAACGTTGCAATAGCACGAGGCTTCCTTGAGGCCGGGCTGCAATTCGCGGCAGCTTATCCAGGAACACCTAGCACGGAGATAGTTGAAGCGCTATCTACTGCATCAAGAGTCCTAGGAGGAAAACCGTATGTTGAATGGAGCACGAACGAGAAGGTTGCAGTTGAGGCAGCCCTCGGCGCAGCCATAGCAGGTGTAAGAGCCGTTGCAACGATGAAACATGTTGGACTCAATGTCGCTGCTGACCCGTTCTTTAGCAGTGCTTATCTCGGAGTAAGTGGCGCCCTCGTTATAGTAACTGCTGACGATCCCTGGATGTGGAGCAGCCAGAACGAGCAAGACAATAGATGGTACGGGCTTCACGCATATGTACCCGTCATTGAGCCTACAGGTGCGCAGGACGCTAAGGAGGCTGCCCGGCTAGCGTTAAGCTATAGCGAGAAGTATAAGCGCCCATTCATACTTAGGACTACAACACGTATTGCCCATACCCGTGTACCAGTTGATACAGGGGAGATACCTCTTGAAAAACTTGAACCACAAGGCGAGTTCATAAAGGATCCCTCCAAGTGGACCCTTGTACCACAATATGCTCGAAGAAAACGACTCGAACTACTTGATTTCTGGGACAAAGTGTCAGAAGAACTGGCCGACTTTCCGCTAAATAGTGTCGAGGGCTCAGGCGATATCGCAGTAGTGGGGGTAGGAATAGGTTACCGCTATGCAAAGGAAGCTATATCAATGCTAGGCGCACAGGATAAGATCACACTGTTTAAGGTTTCGACAAGTGTTCCGCTCCCGCGGGCTCTTGCAGAAAAGATCTCGAGCTATGATACAATACTTGTCATTGAGGAGGGCGACCCTGTAGTAGAGATGCAGCTAAAAACTGTTCTCCAAGAGCTTGGCTCGAGAGCCAGAGTGTATGGAAAGCACGGCAAACCTCTCTTACCGCGATACGGCGAACTCGGCCTAGAGAAGGTAGTATCAGCGCTCTCAACTGTACTGGGCATAGAGCCGCCTACCTGGGCGAAAGAGCCGCCCAAACCTAGTGGTCAAAAACTGCCTCCTAGGCCGCCAGTACTCTGTCCTGGTTGCCCCTATAGAGGATTCTTCTACGCGCTCCGGCGTGCAGTGAATAAGCTGCGTCTCAAACCAGTCTATAGCGGCGATATAGGCTGCTATAGCCTAGGTGTGAACCCGCCATTCTATGTTCAAGACACGATAATAGAAATGGGAGGCAGCATAGGTGCTGGGAACGGGTTCTCACACGTACTGCGCGGTGATAGAGACATAGTTATAGCCATAATAGGAGATTCGACGTTCTTCCATAGCGGTGTCCCACCACTCATAAACGCAGTTTATAACAAGGCTCCTCTCTTGGTTATAGTGCTCGATAACCACACTACAGCTATGACAGGTCACCAACCGCACCCAGGAACAGGTGTTCTCGCAATAGGGGAACAAGTAGAGCCTATGAGTATTGAAAGCGTGGCACGAGGAGTAGGTGTTGAAAAAGTACTGGTAGCGGATCCTTTTGACGTAAAAGATTCGGAGACAAAGCTCGTAGAAGCACTACGCTATGTAAAAGAGAACAAGAAACCAGCAGTCCTTGTAGCCAAGGGTGCATGCATACTGGTAGCTTTGCGCACCGCCGCAAAGAACGGAATACGCCCTGTACCATACCGTGTCAACCTAGAGAAGTGTACTGGATGCGGAATCTGCTACACAGCCTTCAACTGCCCAGCAATCTATCGCCGTCCCGACGGCAAGGCCGAGATAGACCCTGCACTCTGCACTGGATGCGGCGTGTGCGCTGAGATCTGCCCATTCAAAGCATTCGAGCCAGTAGAAGAACCTAACCCAGAATGGTTCAAGATAATGAGAACAGCCAGACCAGTTTATTAA
- a CDS encoding indolepyruvate oxidoreductase subunit beta, which translates to MSSNTLNLVITGVGGQGQITLARVIAEAALLRGVNAIVAETHGLSQRGGTVIVHVRLGEVEAPLIPPGTADAILAMELIEAARYAYYLRKGSIAVVNDYLVPPPLPKIEVPSRDELLGIVRSYSDRVVLVPATHEALRIGDSRVANMILLGAAIKSNIFKDFIDFSSAEEAIKRVLGRAAKPNIEALHRGADLAK; encoded by the coding sequence ATGTCTTCAAATACACTAAACCTGGTCATAACGGGTGTTGGGGGCCAAGGCCAAATAACACTTGCAAGAGTAATTGCAGAAGCTGCACTGCTCAGAGGTGTTAATGCTATAGTTGCAGAGACGCATGGATTAAGCCAGAGAGGAGGAACTGTAATAGTTCATGTAAGGCTCGGTGAAGTAGAAGCACCACTTATACCTCCCGGTACTGCTGACGCAATACTAGCTATGGAGCTTATAGAGGCTGCGCGTTATGCGTACTATCTTAGAAAGGGCTCAATAGCTGTCGTGAATGACTACCTTGTTCCACCACCATTACCCAAAATAGAGGTGCCAAGCCGGGATGAGCTACTAGGTATTGTTAGAAGTTATTCAGATAGAGTTGTACTAGTGCCAGCAACTCATGAAGCGCTCCGTATAGGTGACTCAAGAGTGGCTAATATGATATTGCTCGGGGCGGCTATAAAGTCAAACATCTTTAAAGACTTCATAGATTTCTCTAGCGCCGAAGAAGCTATTAAGAGAGTGCTTGGAAGGGCTGCTAAGCCGAACATAGAGGCCTTGCACCGGGGAGCCGATCTAGCTAAGTAG
- a CDS encoding DUF402 domain-containing protein, whose amino-acid sequence MARSHTIIKVRVRGIYATALTKILMDEGFQIVQPSRIIADRFKLPDLKLPADVTVKSSERDLNEIVVVGYEGSADRVLSGLQRHLRYAFYWVSPLALHSTVKATVAKRLGDRCIARVGDIEAEIALDNCTEGTEIIASVVRPGVKPLEMPRLVPGARVIGDYAIVFESKEPRVTISEHVRSAAKRAELAAIATIATSRGLSVHWRSSSQHADRTTLENHLKELMDELQKVKKEASEGAAGRKYSTGELVAVVRLSLPDKIYLDRIRDTIVPTIRLHHSVKSNLPSLSTIIDYAEKLKGLNVDETKLLEALLDMIIEHITSLRRIKILHVKPSGEIIELGQGRLRSIYKQGTTLSIVVEREVRGRGVYDGIEVEKEPGDIIVTEIITDNWYIKHTYYSRNGEIKGYYVNINTPPEVYEEGIIYHDLEADIVKKPNGETRIIDTDKLEEIFRKGIITSTLYEKTLSIINEIMGNKASPRTQTNKNANTQT is encoded by the coding sequence ATGGCGCGTTCTCATACAATAATCAAGGTACGTGTTCGCGGAATCTATGCTACGGCTTTAACAAAAATACTCATGGATGAAGGGTTTCAAATTGTCCAGCCTTCTCGCATAATTGCAGATAGGTTTAAGCTGCCTGACTTAAAACTCCCTGCAGATGTTACAGTAAAGTCAAGCGAGAGAGACCTTAATGAAATAGTTGTTGTCGGCTATGAGGGTAGCGCTGATAGAGTCCTCTCAGGGCTTCAACGTCACTTACGATACGCGTTCTATTGGGTTTCACCTCTAGCGCTTCACAGCACAGTTAAGGCAACTGTCGCGAAACGGCTTGGAGATAGATGTATTGCCAGGGTTGGCGATATAGAGGCAGAAATAGCTCTAGATAATTGTACTGAAGGCACCGAGATAATTGCATCCGTCGTGCGCCCAGGTGTTAAACCTTTAGAGATGCCCCGGCTCGTTCCCGGCGCAAGAGTAATCGGTGACTACGCAATAGTTTTCGAGAGCAAAGAACCCCGAGTGACCATAAGCGAGCATGTACGGAGCGCGGCAAAAAGAGCTGAATTAGCAGCCATAGCTACCATTGCTACTTCTCGCGGGCTAAGTGTTCATTGGAGAAGCAGCAGTCAGCACGCAGATAGAACTACTCTCGAGAACCACCTTAAGGAGCTAATGGATGAGCTTCAGAAAGTAAAGAAAGAGGCCAGCGAAGGAGCAGCCGGCAGGAAGTATAGTACTGGCGAACTAGTTGCTGTGGTGCGGCTCAGTCTTCCAGACAAGATATACCTGGATCGCATACGGGATACAATTGTGCCAACAATCCGCCTCCATCACTCAGTTAAGAGTAATCTACCAAGCCTATCCACCATTATTGATTATGCAGAGAAGCTCAAAGGCCTTAACGTTGATGAAACAAAGCTCCTAGAAGCACTCCTCGATATGATCATTGAGCACATCACCTCACTGAGAAGAATCAAGATTCTTCACGTCAAGCCAAGCGGCGAGATAATAGAGCTAGGTCAAGGCCGTCTTAGGAGCATCTATAAACAAGGAACAACGCTTTCAATCGTTGTTGAAAGAGAGGTTCGAGGTCGCGGCGTATACGACGGTATAGAGGTTGAAAAAGAGCCGGGCGACATAATTGTCACTGAGATAATAACTGATAACTGGTATATAAAACACACCTATTACTCTCGTAATGGAGAAATCAAAGGTTATTATGTAAACATTAATACGCCACCAGAAGTTTATGAAGAAGGCATAATATACCATGACCTTGAAGCGGACATAGTGAAAAAGCCTAATGGTGAAACAAGGATTATAGATACGGACAAACTCGAAGAAATATTCAGAAAAGGAATAATAACTTCTACACTTTACGAAAAAACACTAAGCATAATAAACGAAATTATGGGAAATAAAGCTTCTCCAAGGACTCAAACAAATAAAAACGCAAACACGCAGACATAA
- a CDS encoding ribbon-helix-helix protein, CopG family: MQRIVTFKIDDSLLKALDMYAKRKGLSRSEVIRAAIESLLRKEGIKVPKHQDNVKIDPRVQVIEIVV, encoded by the coding sequence GTGCAGAGAATAGTCACATTTAAGATTGATGACAGTCTATTAAAAGCTCTCGACATGTATGCCAAGAGGAAGGGATTATCTCGGAGCGAGGTTATAAGGGCTGCAATTGAGTCTCTCTTAAGGAAAGAGGGCATAAAGGTTCCAAAGCACCAAGATAACGTAAAAATAGATCCGCGTGTCCAAGTAATTGAGATAGTGGTTTAG
- a CDS encoding UPF0147 family protein gives MAAPVYDNEAKIRQAIVMLMRIINDTAVPRNIRRAATEAIKQLKDTSLSPAVRAANAISILDEISQDPNMPIYARTIIWNVITLLETVKD, from the coding sequence TTGGCAGCCCCCGTGTACGACAACGAGGCAAAAATAAGACAGGCAATAGTAATGCTTATGAGAATAATAAATGATACTGCAGTTCCTCGAAATATAAGGCGGGCAGCAACTGAGGCAATAAAACAGCTAAAGGACACGAGTCTAAGCCCAGCGGTACGCGCAGCTAACGCTATAAGTATTCTTGACGAAATAAGCCAGGATCCAAACATGCCCATTTATGCAAGGACAATAATATGGAACGTTATCACGCTACTTGAGACGGTCAAGGACTAA
- a CDS encoding Sjogren's syndrome/scleroderma autoantigen 1 family protein, with translation MSETRYSRNQDVVKKMADLLRAGATMLSERCPICGLPLFRLKSGEVICPIHGRVYIVRTESEVTRVTVQGVLENLEKIAAEEIARLMEKRSEDLDTLREWLDVLERTERILSIMRGKEQEKPRKDEESGKTK, from the coding sequence ATGAGCGAAACCAGGTACTCGAGAAACCAAGATGTTGTAAAGAAAATGGCTGATCTACTGCGTGCTGGTGCCACTATGCTTTCAGAACGTTGCCCTATATGCGGTCTACCGTTGTTTAGGCTAAAAAGCGGCGAAGTCATATGCCCTATTCATGGCCGCGTATACATTGTTAGAACCGAGAGCGAGGTAACTAGGGTAACAGTTCAAGGCGTCCTAGAGAATCTCGAAAAGATAGCTGCAGAGGAAATAGCCCGTCTCATGGAGAAGCGGTCGGAAGACCTTGACACTTTGCGCGAGTGGCTTGACGTGTTAGAGAGAACTGAGAGAATACTGTCAATAATGCGTGGCAAAGAACAAGAAAAACCCAGGAAGGATGAAGAAAGCGGCAAGACAAAGTAA
- a CDS encoding aconitase X swivel domain-containing protein — translation MSEKIILRLKGHVRGAARAPLLVVNKRISFYGEVDKDKGLLLDGRSVANRILITKGTRGSTVAPYIIYGLKKKGLAPAAIVVSSIEPMIVAGCVMSSIPLASGFPEKYFEKVSDECMGELRVEPPEAFLLITCKS, via the coding sequence GTGTCTGAGAAAATTATCCTGAGGCTTAAAGGGCATGTTAGAGGAGCAGCAAGAGCCCCGTTGCTCGTTGTAAATAAGCGCATATCTTTTTACGGTGAGGTCGATAAGGATAAGGGCTTACTACTAGATGGTAGATCCGTTGCGAACAGAATACTTATTACCAAAGGAACGAGAGGAAGCACCGTTGCACCTTATATAATATATGGGTTGAAGAAAAAAGGTCTAGCGCCTGCAGCAATAGTTGTCTCAAGCATTGAGCCTATGATCGTGGCTGGCTGCGTTATGTCGTCAATTCCTCTCGCAAGCGGGTTTCCAGAGAAATATTTCGAGAAGGTAAGCGATGAGTGTATGGGGGAGCTGCGAGTAGAGCCTCCAGAAGCATTTTTGCTGATAACATGCAAGTCCTAG
- a CDS encoding aconitase X catalytic domain-containing protein, whose product MYLTREEEKILQGDYGEGRRIAMELVVRVGEALGAERLIEINHAHASGISYDNIGDAGLEFIKSLFIAGAQVSVYSTYNPVGISLNVDPPPRLNVDRDFARKQMEIIRLLNSMGFVPSVTCIPYHMRQPRLGEHLAWGESSAIAVANSLYGARTNREGGPLALAAAIVGRTYYWGLHIDENRKPTIHVKVNADVGEEPSAGLLGYYIGQNFSDTIPYVDLNKKLGKREAISMCAAAAASGNIAMCIVRNVSPEDEGPPIGVEKAHVDQKELKYVKEDIESASIEEAEIFFTGCPHHEPSIVYKLFDYLSSKNIERLRREVWISIPGYASGDEKIRELARLLQRKNIYILPGTCIVVARLRGKVDVIATDSLKTAFYAPKRHGVRVAITSLWDFVKRFAE is encoded by the coding sequence ATGTATCTAACTCGCGAAGAGGAGAAGATTCTCCAAGGTGATTACGGCGAAGGTAGAAGGATCGCAATGGAGCTTGTAGTACGCGTCGGAGAAGCTCTAGGGGCAGAGCGATTAATAGAGATAAATCATGCACATGCAAGCGGGATTTCGTACGACAACATAGGTGATGCAGGCCTAGAGTTCATTAAGTCACTTTTCATTGCAGGCGCCCAGGTATCTGTTTATTCAACTTATAATCCTGTTGGGATTAGTCTTAATGTTGATCCGCCCCCGAGGCTTAATGTTGATAGAGATTTCGCTAGGAAGCAAATGGAGATAATAAGGTTGTTGAATTCCATGGGGTTTGTGCCGAGCGTTACATGTATACCTTATCATATGCGTCAACCAAGGCTCGGAGAACACCTTGCATGGGGTGAATCAAGCGCCATAGCTGTTGCAAACAGTCTGTATGGTGCGCGCACTAATAGGGAGGGTGGTCCATTAGCCCTAGCAGCCGCAATAGTTGGTAGAACCTATTATTGGGGCCTCCATATAGATGAAAACCGCAAACCAACAATCCATGTTAAAGTAAATGCAGATGTCGGTGAGGAGCCTTCCGCAGGCCTTCTCGGATACTATATTGGCCAGAATTTCAGTGATACGATACCATATGTGGACTTAAATAAGAAACTCGGTAAGCGCGAAGCCATATCAATGTGCGCGGCTGCAGCCGCTAGCGGAAATATAGCTATGTGCATCGTGAGAAACGTATCCCCTGAGGATGAAGGCCCGCCCATAGGGGTTGAAAAAGCGCATGTTGATCAAAAAGAGCTTAAATACGTAAAAGAGGATATCGAGAGCGCAAGCATAGAAGAAGCTGAGATATTCTTCACCGGGTGTCCACACCATGAACCAAGCATAGTATACAAGCTCTTTGACTATCTTAGCTCGAAGAATATAGAGCGTCTACGACGAGAAGTATGGATATCTATTCCCGGCTATGCGTCAGGAGATGAAAAGATACGTGAATTAGCCCGGCTGCTACAAAGGAAAAATATCTACATTCTCCCAGGAACATGTATTGTTGTCGCGAGGCTCCGTGGCAAAGTCGATGTAATAGCCACAGATTCGTTGAAAACAGCGTTTTATGCTCCAAAGCGCCATGGAGTTAGGGTTGCAATTACGTCTCTATGGGATTTTGTAAAAAGATTTGCAGAATAA
- a CDS encoding UbiD family decarboxylase, whose amino-acid sequence MNDLAIDKCSNGSIEEYLGKLDKTKIKILHEEIEPSGIVQTLEGLKDIVIFKVKGREERFISNLVASREALYNALGVSNDREAYAKFSKALNEHGKLVEGSFKDYFVEKGSNIGVDVLPALRFYRDDGGDYITSSIFIACKEGICNASIHRIMVNKREDYAAARIVPRHLYTLMKKSGGSLPIAIVIGVHPLVLLAAATSPPFGVFEFEIASSLLGGCLMTCRTPIYGIPVPCGASMVVEAIIGPERKKEGPFVDLLQLYDGVREEPVIKPQAVYVNKRYEPYIHVIIPGGIEHMLLMGFPREASIYDAVARAVPRVNKVRLTPGGGMWLHAVVSIEKIHDGDGKTAAFAALAAHPSVKHVIVVDEDVDPDNLLEVEWAIATRVQADKDIVIIKNARGSTLDPSAKEGLTAKMIIDATAPLDKKYLYRRPRPP is encoded by the coding sequence ATGAATGATCTAGCCATAGATAAATGCTCTAATGGATCTATAGAGGAGTATCTCGGAAAACTTGATAAGACAAAGATAAAAATACTCCATGAAGAAATAGAACCTTCTGGAATTGTTCAGACGCTAGAGGGGCTAAAGGATATAGTAATTTTTAAGGTTAAGGGTAGAGAGGAGCGCTTTATATCAAACCTCGTGGCTAGTAGAGAGGCCCTCTACAATGCTCTTGGCGTGAGTAACGATCGCGAAGCTTATGCCAAATTCTCAAAAGCACTGAATGAGCATGGTAAGTTAGTAGAGGGTAGTTTCAAGGACTATTTTGTAGAGAAGGGGAGCAATATAGGTGTAGATGTGCTGCCAGCGCTAAGATTCTACAGAGATGATGGAGGAGACTACATAACCTCTTCGATTTTTATAGCATGCAAAGAGGGCATATGTAACGCATCCATACACAGGATAATGGTTAACAAACGCGAGGATTATGCTGCGGCAAGGATAGTGCCTCGTCACCTATATACATTGATGAAGAAAAGTGGAGGCTCGCTACCTATAGCAATAGTTATTGGCGTTCATCCCCTCGTCCTTCTAGCCGCTGCCACGAGTCCTCCTTTCGGAGTATTTGAATTTGAGATAGCTTCTTCTCTTCTAGGAGGTTGTCTAATGACATGCCGGACGCCGATTTATGGTATCCCGGTTCCATGTGGTGCGTCAATGGTTGTTGAAGCCATCATTGGTCCTGAGCGTAAAAAGGAAGGTCCGTTTGTTGACCTGCTTCAGCTGTATGACGGTGTTAGGGAGGAGCCCGTGATTAAGCCGCAGGCTGTCTATGTTAATAAACGATACGAGCCATATATACATGTAATCATTCCTGGCGGTATCGAGCACATGTTACTTATGGGGTTTCCGCGGGAAGCTTCAATATACGATGCGGTGGCAAGGGCTGTACCAAGGGTGAACAAGGTACGTCTAACCCCTGGTGGAGGTATGTGGCTCCATGCAGTCGTCTCAATAGAGAAAATACATGATGGCGATGGAAAAACAGCTGCATTTGCAGCACTCGCAGCCCATCCTAGCGTGAAGCACGTAATTGTTGTTGACGAGGACGTGGATCCCGACAATCTGCTTGAAGTAGAATGGGCCATAGCCACGCGTGTTCAAGCCGATAAAGACATCGTTATTATAAAGAATGCACGAGGCTCAACCCTTGACCCGAGTGCAAAAGAGGGGCTCACAGCCAAGATGATAATTGATGCAACAGCTCCTCTAGATAAGAAGTACTTGTACCGTAGGCCGCGGCCGCCATAA
- a CDS encoding Clp1/GlmU family protein: protein MITKLILQPGQIVRLNGPLTARVIRGQVLVLGAIFNAGDEFHIDEYRSYALKALTEATVELNLMQGGSIENPLPDEEVIDEWVSIADNLLRNDCTSIVVIGPTDAGKTSIAALVANRALLRGYRVAVIDADVGQADIGPPVTVSASFVTSPILWLRSLRAEYMRFIGSITPQRNERRIVAAVVSLAERLRKEGADVIIVDTDGWIQGINSIEYKMEIIRFINADGVIVVGDNALFDTVSTMLSGLKCKPVFMKSPRVRRERSREDRRVLRSMSYQRYLEPLYERKLFIGKISIFGSCFFSGRRVDVNDLAKISEVLKIRVVAASETIDTLYVVTDGQPQPQMISRLAEMYGKQVYVLDLNIARNALLALIDKNGEEKAIGILKDIDFENSVITVLTPYTGEIRGIVLGSIRLAENYEEAGRPVRCVI, encoded by the coding sequence ATGATTACCAAGCTAATACTCCAACCCGGCCAAATTGTACGGCTTAACGGCCCTTTAACAGCACGTGTAATACGTGGACAAGTTCTTGTGCTTGGTGCTATATTCAATGCCGGAGATGAGTTCCATATAGATGAGTACAGGAGCTACGCACTTAAGGCATTAACAGAGGCTACTGTGGAGCTAAACTTAATGCAAGGAGGATCAATTGAAAATCCATTGCCAGACGAAGAGGTTATAGATGAATGGGTCTCGATAGCTGACAATTTGCTGAGAAACGACTGCACAAGCATAGTTGTTATAGGTCCTACGGATGCTGGTAAGACTAGTATTGCTGCGCTAGTGGCAAATCGAGCGCTCTTAAGGGGCTACCGGGTTGCAGTAATTGATGCTGATGTTGGCCAAGCTGATATAGGGCCGCCTGTAACTGTCTCGGCCTCCTTTGTAACGTCCCCTATACTATGGCTTCGAAGTCTGAGAGCCGAGTACATGAGGTTTATAGGATCAATAACTCCGCAGCGAAATGAGAGGCGAATAGTTGCTGCAGTGGTTAGTCTCGCTGAACGGCTGAGGAAGGAAGGAGCAGATGTAATAATAGTTGATACGGATGGGTGGATACAAGGTATTAACTCGATTGAGTATAAGATGGAAATTATTAGGTTCATTAATGCTGATGGGGTTATAGTAGTTGGTGATAATGCACTCTTCGATACTGTGTCTACTATGCTTAGCGGGCTAAAATGTAAGCCCGTGTTCATGAAGAGTCCGCGTGTACGTAGAGAGCGCAGTCGTGAAGATCGCCGTGTACTTAGAAGTATGTCTTATCAGCGTTACCTTGAGCCTCTCTATGAGCGTAAATTGTTTATAGGAAAAATCTCCATCTTTGGAAGTTGCTTCTTCAGTGGTAGACGTGTCGATGTTAATGATCTCGCTAAAATATCTGAGGTGCTTAAGATAAGAGTGGTTGCTGCTAGCGAGACCATAGACACGTTATATGTCGTGACAGATGGCCAGCCCCAGCCCCAAATGATTAGTAGGCTTGCAGAGATGTATGGGAAACAAGTATACGTTTTAGACCTAAACATTGCAAGAAACGCGTTGCTGGCCCTCATAGATAAGAATGGCGAGGAGAAAGCCATAGGCATTTTAAAAGATATTGATTTTGAAAATAGCGTGATAACAGTACTAACACCTTATACAGGCGAGATAAGGGGAATAGTCCTAGGAAGCATCAGGTTAGCCGAAAACTATGAAGAAGCAGGAAGACCAGTAAGGTGTGTGATATGA